From the Bradyrhizobium ontarionense genome, the window CCATCTGGACGGACTCGCGCGACGCATGGAAGACCACGATCGTATCGTATTCGGGGATGACGATGAGCTTCTGCGCGTTGAAGCCGAGCGCGGCGGTCCAGGCGACGGTGTGATCCCGGACCGCCGAGTGGCCCAGCCACCACTGGAAGCCATATGAAAAGGATTTCGGCGCGCTGACCTGCGGGCTCGTCGATTGGGCGATCCAGGATGCCGAGACGAGTTGCTTGCCGTCCCAGGCGCCGCGGTTCAGGACGAGCTGTCCGAGCTTCGCCCAGTCGCGCGGGCGCAGGCTCAGTCCGTTGCTCGACATCGCACGCTGATTGCCGAGACGGCGGTACCAATCGACGTCGGTGATGCCGAGCGGGCCGAACAGCTCGTCTATCGCGAACACGTCGAGCGGCTTGCCCGTCACTTTCTCCAGAATGGCCCCGATGATTTCGGTGTCCAGATTGCTGTACTCGAAGGCCGCGCCCGGCTCGCGGGCGAGGGCCTGTTCGAATGCATGCCGGTCGGGATCGTGATCCCGGCTCAACATCTGCGCCGACACCGATGCGTTCAAGCCAGCCGTCATCGTCAGGAGATGACGCAGCGTGATCCGCTCCTTCTCCGGCGTGCGCAGGTCGGCGAATTCCGGGAAGAACGACAACACCGGCGCATCGAGATCCTTGATGAGGCCGCGGTCGACCGCGATCCCGAGCAGCAGCGAGACGACGCTCTTGGTCATCGAGTTGCCGACGTGGCGGGTCGCCGCGTCATAGCTCAGGGTGTGCGGGCGGTTGAAGTAGCGCTCGTAGACGAGCACGCCGTGACGGACCACGAGGATGGAGTCGACCTCGGGGAGGTGCCCGGCGGCGACGCCGTCGCCCATCTCGCACAGCACTGTCGGAGTGACGCTCTGAGCCTCGGGCGCGGTGACGGTCCAGCCGTCCTGCAGATCAGGCGGCCCGCCACAGCCCCAGCCCGGAGCGTGCTCGGCCCCGTGCGCAAGGCCGGTGCAAACGATCCATGTGGCGGCCAGAATAGCGATCGAGCGCATCGTGACGTCCATTCCAGTGCGGCCGTATCGAGGGAGTTCCAGCTTAACCGGCTACCGTGCCGCTGTCGAACCCGTCGAAGGAGGCCGCGACCGTGGAGGCGCGCGACTACCGCACCATCGACCTCGGATCACGCGGCTCCCATCGCCCGGCCTCGACCAGCGCGATGAAGCGCTCGACCGTGTCGTTGAACAGCGCCGACTCTTCCAGGTTGAGCACGTGGCCGGACTTGGGGAAGACCATCAGGCCCGAGGCCGGCAAATGTTGTTTGAGAAACAGGCTCGGTTCGATGCAGGAATCGTCCTCGTCGCCGCAGATGATGAGCGCCGACGTGGTCACGCGGCGGATCGCGTCCGCCATCGTGTAGATCGAGGGGCGGCCGCCTTGGAAGCCGCGCATGGTGTTGGCGGAACCGTTGGCGTCGTGGCGCGCCAGCGCGGCGTAGAAGTCGGCATGTCCCCGCGGGTCCTTGACCAGGAACGGGATGCGACCCGGCGCCTCGCGCGTCACCTTGGCGGTCTCGGCCGATCCCTGCGTCTCGAACTGCTCGGCTGTCGCGCGGCACTGGGCGCGGAAGGCGTCGAGCTGCTCCAGGCTGGAGCCCGAGCCGACACCGGCCAGCACCATGGACCGGATACGCGCGGGCGCGTTCAGCGCCACCTGCAGCGCGGAGTAGGAGCCCATCGACAGGCCGACGAAGTGAGCCTTGGCGATGCCGAGATGGTCGAGCACCGCCAGCGCGTCCGTATAGAAGTGCACGTAGCTGTAGACATCGGCCGCGGCCGGCACGTCGGACGGCGGATAGCCGCGCGCCGAGTAGGCGATGCAACGATGGCGTCGCGCGAAGTAGCGCAGCTGCGGCTCCCAATTGGTGTGGTCGGCCGCGAACTCGTGCAGGAAGAGCAGCGGCGTGCCCGCGCCGACCTCTTCAAAATAGAGGCGAACGCCGTCTTTCGCCGTTGCATAGGGCATCTTCAGCTCCTCCCGTGTCGCGTGCTGCACGATGACGTGTCGCGCGAGGCGCGACAATGGATCGGCCGGCCGATCGATTTTCGCCGGATAATAAACCTGGAATCGCCCCTCATTCGCCAACCTTTTGCCACGCATGGTCATGTTTTCGTCACAGCGCCCCTCTTTACGGGCCCCGCTGGCGGCTTGCAGAGGAGCCGGGCTGAGGACAAGGGGGTGCCAAGTCAGGGTACTGGGGGAAGTAACAGAAGGATTGAGTATGGTTGTGTCTACCCTTCGCCGGTCGCTTCACATCGTTGCGTTGACCATGTGCTCGGCAGTGATTGCCGCCACCGCAACACCGGCTTCGGCCCGTCCGCATCACGGCTCCGGGCATCATGCCCACCGCAGCCACGGCGGCCATCACTACGCGAGGCATCATCACCACCGTCGCTCCGTTGCCCGCATGTCGCGCTGGGAACGCGGCGTCGCACGGATGCAGGTGAGCGGCGTCGACGATGCGCAGGCCAGCGTCATGATGCCGGGCACGGCGTCCGACGGCATGGCGACGTCCGGCGGCTTCGGCGGCAGTAGCGTCGTCTCCGCGGCCCGCAGCTTCATCGGCAGCGGCAATCCGACCGGCCGGCGCAGCCTGTGGTGCGCGCGCTTCATGAACATGGTGCTAGAGCGCACCGGCCATCACGGCACCGGTTCCGACATGGCGCGCTCGTTCGCGAGCTACGGCCAGCGCGTCTCCGGCCCGCAGGTCGGGGCGATCGCGGTCATGAGCCGCCGCGGCGGCGGTCATGTCGGCGTGGTCTCGGGCGTCGATGCCCAGGGCAACCCGATCGTGATCTCCGGCAACAACGGCAATCGCGTGCGCGAGAGCGCGGTGTCGCGTGGGCGCATCTACGCCTACGTGGTGCCGAACTGATCAATCTCGAACTGATGAGTTGAGCGATCGCCGCTCGCTCAGTCTGTGCCTCCCCCGCTTGCGGGGGAGGTCGCGTCGCATCGAAGATGCGATGCGGGTGGGGGAAGTCCCTCCACACGAAGATCTTCGCTTGGGGCGGGCCCCCGCCCCAACCCTCCCCCGCAAGCGGGGGAGGGAGCGCACCGGCCCCGCGGTGACTGGTGAGGAGGCCTACAACAAGCTCGGCTGCTCCACCGCGAGCTCATCGCCCACCGCGATGTCGCCGGCTGCGATGACCTCGGCATAGATGCCGCATTCGTTGTTGCCGCGGTCGCGGACGATCGCTGAGGGAATGTCGAGGTCACGCGCGGCGGTGTCGGGATCGACGTTGACCGCGGCGCAGCGGGTGGTGGTCTTCACGACCTTGAGCCGCGCCGATCCGATGCGCAGCGTTTCGCCCATGAGCGAGGCCTCGTGCCAGGCCGGCCAGCCCGCGACGTAGATGTTGGCGCGGAAGCGCAGCGGATGCACGGCGGCACCTACGAGCTTTTCGATCTCCGCCAGAGAGGCGAGGTTGATGATCGAGACCACCTTGCGCGCCAGATCCGTAAAACTGTAGCCGCCGCCCGACAACAGTTTGGGTGGCCCGCGCAGCTCGTCGGCGAACTCGGTGGCGAAGAAGTTCTCGATATCAGCGCGGCCCTCGGTGCTTTCGAGATCGCCCTGGGCGACGATCGCGCCATCCTTGCGGATGGTGAGGGTGTTGGTCGCGTCCTCGAACAACGTCTTGAACCCAGCCAGGCGCTCATTGCGCATCAGCATCAGATACGCCGTCTTGGGCTTCCAGATCGGGGCCGCTGGATCGAAGCCGGTGGGGCCGTTCTCGAGCGCGTAGCGGCGGTCGGCCGGCAGGGTCTGTGCGACCCGCAGCGGCGCGCTCCGCAGCGGCTCGGGGGTAAGGCCCTTGACCGGATAGCGGTACAGGCCGGTGATGCGTGCGGCGGGGATGGGATCCATGGCCGCGGTCATAGGAGATTCCCGCCGGCCCGGCCAGGGCACACGAATTTGTGAAGCGGCCTCTTCCGTTTCCGGCCCG encodes:
- a CDS encoding serine hydrolase domain-containing protein, yielding MRSIAILAATWIVCTGLAHGAEHAPGWGCGGPPDLQDGWTVTAPEAQSVTPTVLCEMGDGVAAGHLPEVDSILVVRHGVLVYERYFNRPHTLSYDAATRHVGNSMTKSVVSLLLGIAVDRGLIKDLDAPVLSFFPEFADLRTPEKERITLRHLLTMTAGLNASVSAQMLSRDHDPDRHAFEQALAREPGAAFEYSNLDTEIIGAILEKVTGKPLDVFAIDELFGPLGITDVDWYRRLGNQRAMSSNGLSLRPRDWAKLGQLVLNRGAWDGKQLVSASWIAQSTSPQVSAPKSFSYGFQWWLGHSAVRDHTVAWTAALGFNAQKLIVIPEYDTIVVFHASRESVQMVTPEIELLNRYILPALL
- a CDS encoding alpha/beta fold hydrolase codes for the protein MPYATAKDGVRLYFEEVGAGTPLLFLHEFAADHTNWEPQLRYFARRHRCIAYSARGYPPSDVPAAADVYSYVHFYTDALAVLDHLGIAKAHFVGLSMGSYSALQVALNAPARIRSMVLAGVGSGSSLEQLDAFRAQCRATAEQFETQGSAETAKVTREAPGRIPFLVKDPRGHADFYAALARHDANGSANTMRGFQGGRPSIYTMADAIRRVTTSALIICGDEDDSCIEPSLFLKQHLPASGLMVFPKSGHVLNLEESALFNDTVERFIALVEAGRWEPRDPRSMVR
- a CDS encoding TIGR02594 family protein, which gives rise to MVVSTLRRSLHIVALTMCSAVIAATATPASARPHHGSGHHAHRSHGGHHYARHHHHRRSVARMSRWERGVARMQVSGVDDAQASVMMPGTASDGMATSGGFGGSSVVSAARSFIGSGNPTGRRSLWCARFMNMVLERTGHHGTGSDMARSFASYGQRVSGPQVGAIAVMSRRGGGHVGVVSGVDAQGNPIVISGNNGNRVRESAVSRGRIYAYVVPN
- a CDS encoding MOSC domain-containing protein encodes the protein MTAAMDPIPAARITGLYRYPVKGLTPEPLRSAPLRVAQTLPADRRYALENGPTGFDPAAPIWKPKTAYLMLMRNERLAGFKTLFEDATNTLTIRKDGAIVAQGDLESTEGRADIENFFATEFADELRGPPKLLSGGGYSFTDLARKVVSIINLASLAEIEKLVGAAVHPLRFRANIYVAGWPAWHEASLMGETLRIGSARLKVVKTTTRCAAVNVDPDTAARDLDIPSAIVRDRGNNECGIYAEVIAAGDIAVGDELAVEQPSLL